A region of Moorena producens PAL-8-15-08-1 DNA encodes the following proteins:
- a CDS encoding creatininase family protein: protein MHNFIPPERFFPYLTWTDIEQMPDKENVVIIQPVASIEQHGPHLPLIVDAAIGVGVLGKALGCLDPEIPAYALPPLYYGKSNEHWHFPGTITLSAQTLLAVLMEMADSIYRCGFRKLVLMNSHGGQPQVMEIAARDIHQKHEDFMVFPLFTWGVPNMAKELATQKELELGIHGGDLETSLMLCLLPGQVKMDRAVKEYPQGLPEDSLLSMEGKLPFAWLTKGLTQSGVLGDATAATEEKGDRLLASLCDGWVNVIRDIYRFQQPDVTKRQ from the coding sequence ATGCATAATTTCATTCCTCCAGAACGGTTTTTCCCTTATCTGACCTGGACTGATATCGAACAGATGCCAGACAAAGAAAATGTTGTGATTATTCAGCCGGTCGCTTCCATTGAGCAGCATGGCCCCCATTTACCGCTGATTGTAGATGCGGCGATTGGGGTGGGAGTCTTGGGCAAAGCCTTAGGCTGCTTAGACCCAGAAATCCCAGCTTATGCCTTACCTCCCCTTTATTACGGCAAATCCAATGAGCATTGGCATTTTCCTGGCACCATTACCCTTAGTGCTCAAACCTTGCTAGCGGTGCTGATGGAAATGGCCGATAGTATCTATCGGTGTGGGTTTCGGAAGTTAGTACTGATGAATTCCCATGGTGGACAACCCCAAGTGATGGAAATTGCCGCACGGGATATTCACCAGAAGCACGAAGATTTTATGGTATTCCCCTTGTTTACCTGGGGCGTGCCTAACATGGCCAAGGAATTAGCCACCCAGAAAGAATTAGAATTAGGGATTCATGGGGGGGATTTAGAAACTAGTCTCATGCTCTGTCTACTCCCCGGTCAAGTGAAAATGGATCGGGCAGTAAAGGAATATCCCCAGGGATTGCCCGAGGATAGTCTATTGAGTATGGAAGGGAAATTGCCCTTTGCTTGGCTGACCAAGGGGTTGACTCAGAGTGGAGTACTCGGGGATGCTACAGCAGCAACTGAGGAAAAAGGCGATCGCTTATTAGCCTCTCTTTGTGATGGTTGGGTCAACGTGATTCGCGATATCTATCGGTTTCAGCAGCCTGATGTGACGAAGAGGCAATAG
- the accC gene encoding acetyl-CoA carboxylase biotin carboxylase subunit codes for MKFSKILIANRGEIALRIIRTCEEMGIPTVAVHSTIDQHALNVQLADEAVCIGDPPSSKSYLNIPNIIAAALTRNATAIHPGYGFLSENARFAEICADHQISFIGPTPEAIRAMGDKSTAKETMQRAGVPTVPGSDGLVSSEEEAHAIARQIGYPVMIKATAGGGGRGMRLVQDDSQLIKLFQAAQGEAQAAFGNGGVYIEKFIQRPRHIEIQILADSHGNAIHLGERDCSIQRRHQKLLEEAPSPVLDPELRAKMGNAAVMAAKSINYVGVGTVEFLLDASGEFYFMEMNTRIQVEHPVTEMITGLDLIAEQIKIAQGEKLSLTQDQITLKGHAIECRINAEDPDHAFRPQPGRISAYLPPGGPGVRMDSHVYPDYEIPPYYDSLIGKLIVWGPTRDAAIQRMKRALRECAITGVTTTLTFHQKILETPAFLEGQVYTNFVEKEMMT; via the coding sequence ATGAAATTTTCAAAGATCTTAATTGCCAATCGTGGGGAAATTGCCTTACGGATTATCCGAACCTGTGAGGAGATGGGGATTCCCACCGTTGCCGTTCACTCGACCATTGACCAACATGCTCTTAATGTCCAACTGGCAGATGAAGCGGTTTGTATCGGGGATCCCCCCAGCAGCAAAAGTTATTTAAATATACCTAATATTATTGCTGCAGCCCTCACTCGCAACGCCACTGCCATTCATCCAGGCTATGGTTTCTTATCAGAAAATGCCCGTTTTGCTGAAATTTGTGCTGATCATCAGATTTCTTTCATCGGTCCTACTCCAGAAGCGATCCGGGCCATGGGAGATAAATCTACAGCCAAAGAAACCATGCAACGAGCGGGTGTGCCCACAGTGCCCGGAAGTGATGGATTAGTCAGCTCTGAGGAAGAAGCTCATGCGATCGCACGTCAAATTGGCTATCCTGTCATGATTAAAGCCACGGCTGGTGGTGGAGGAAGGGGTATGCGCCTGGTACAGGATGACAGCCAATTGATTAAACTCTTCCAAGCCGCTCAAGGGGAAGCCCAAGCTGCCTTTGGTAATGGCGGGGTATATATTGAAAAATTTATTCAACGCCCTCGCCATATCGAGATTCAAATTTTAGCTGATAGTCACGGCAACGCAATCCACTTGGGTGAGCGAGACTGCTCTATCCAACGGCGTCACCAAAAGCTACTGGAAGAAGCCCCTAGCCCAGTGCTTGACCCAGAATTGCGGGCAAAGATGGGTAATGCTGCGGTAATGGCCGCTAAGTCCATCAATTACGTCGGAGTTGGTACAGTAGAGTTTCTCTTAGATGCCTCTGGTGAGTTCTACTTTATGGAAATGAACACCCGAATTCAGGTAGAACACCCAGTCACCGAGATGATCACCGGTCTAGACTTGATCGCCGAACAAATTAAAATTGCTCAAGGGGAGAAACTAAGCCTTACCCAAGACCAAATTACTCTCAAAGGTCACGCCATCGAATGTCGGATTAATGCCGAAGACCCAGACCACGCTTTCCGTCCCCAACCAGGACGAATTAGTGCTTACCTACCACCAGGAGGACCAGGGGTGCGCATGGATTCCCATGTTTACCCCGATTACGAAATTCCCCCCTACTACGACTCTCTGATTGGGAAATTAATCGTTTGGGGTCCCACCCGTGATGCAGCCATTCAGCGCATGAAACGAGCCTTAAGGGAGTGTGCCATTACCGGAGTGACCACCACCCTGACTTTCCATCAAAAAATCCTAGAGACACCAGCCTTTCTTGAGGGTCAGGTCTATACCAATTTTGTCGAGAAGGAGATGATGACCTGA
- a CDS encoding YggT family protein — translation MTAATIAIWILGPLLGLMIFLFIFRIVLTWYPQVDLNRLPFNLVAWPTEPFLVPMRKIVPPIGGVDISPIIWVGIFSLLREILLGQQGILRMMI, via the coding sequence ATGACTGCTGCTACGATTGCTATCTGGATTCTTGGTCCGTTACTCGGACTAATGATCTTTTTGTTTATCTTTCGCATTGTTCTGACCTGGTATCCTCAGGTAGACCTAAATCGTTTGCCATTTAATCTAGTAGCTTGGCCAACGGAACCCTTTTTAGTGCCAATGCGCAAAATTGTGCCTCCCATTGGTGGGGTTGATATTAGCCCAATTATTTGGGTAGGGATTTTCAGCCTGCTGCGGGAAATTCTTTTAGGTCAGCAGGGAATCCTCAGGATGATGATCTAG
- the psbX gene encoding photosystem II reaction center X protein: MTPSLANFLWSLLWGTAIVVIPATVALIIFSQSDKIKRS, encoded by the coding sequence ATGACACCTTCATTAGCCAACTTTTTGTGGAGTTTACTTTGGGGTACTGCCATTGTGGTTATTCCTGCCACTGTGGCACTAATCATCTTTAGCCAGAGCGATAAGATCAAAAGATCATAA
- a CDS encoding Ycf66 family protein, with amino-acid sequence MVNFGFNSASLLGIFLMLAGAGLYFLRSVRPELARDHDIFFTVVGVVCGFILVTQGWRLDPILQLSQLLLSGTAIFFGVESLRLRGVATKKAREDAGFEDRQRPVSRNYYREEPQEANVYDEYDELEPVEERYSNPRLRPTADSRERRTERYEVETRRSRSRGSLEESRLEERSRKRRPRSNGQFSERPRETWQAKLDSDWEDRPSRSRRSRPSEQSVERPVERSVDTWEAKLDRDLDRDLDRDLDRDREDRPVRPSRSRRESIENYDSENYDSQIASRERKRRTTPREETSSNYSDQSDYVDYKPIDLSEEEDEPLGPFEY; translated from the coding sequence ATGGTAAATTTTGGGTTTAATTCAGCTAGCCTTTTGGGCATATTCTTGATGCTTGCCGGAGCAGGACTCTATTTCCTGCGCTCGGTCCGTCCAGAACTAGCCAGAGACCATGATATCTTTTTCACTGTGGTCGGGGTAGTTTGTGGCTTTATTCTGGTGACTCAGGGATGGCGACTCGATCCAATTTTGCAGTTGAGTCAGCTGTTGTTGAGCGGTACAGCAATATTTTTTGGTGTGGAAAGTCTTCGGTTACGGGGCGTTGCCACTAAAAAAGCCCGGGAAGATGCTGGGTTTGAAGACCGTCAGCGACCAGTTAGCCGTAACTATTACCGGGAAGAACCACAAGAGGCTAATGTTTATGATGAATACGATGAACTAGAGCCCGTAGAAGAGCGATACTCCAACCCTCGCTTGCGGCCCACAGCAGATTCCAGGGAAAGGCGCACAGAGCGTTATGAAGTAGAAACCCGCCGTTCAAGGAGTCGAGGGAGTTTAGAGGAATCGAGGCTAGAAGAGCGATCGCGTAAACGCCGCCCTCGTTCTAATGGTCAGTTTTCAGAACGACCTAGAGAGACCTGGCAGGCTAAGTTAGATAGTGATTGGGAAGACAGACCATCTCGTAGTAGACGTTCTCGTCCTTCGGAACAATCTGTGGAACGACCTGTAGAACGATCCGTAGACACTTGGGAGGCTAAGTTAGATCGGGATCTAGACAGAGATCTAGACAGAGATCTAGACAGGGATAGAGAAGACAGACCCGTTCGCCCTAGCCGTTCTCGTCGTGAATCTATAGAAAACTATGACTCAGAAAACTATGATTCACAGATAGCCTCAAGGGAAAGAAAGCGTCGTACCACCCCAAGGGAGGAAACATCCTCTAACTACTCAGACCAAAGCGATTATGTGGATTACAAACCCATCGACCTGTCTGAAGAAGAAGATGAGCCGTTAGGACCCTTTGAGTACTAA
- a CDS encoding iron-containing redox enzyme family protein: MTLTKSLLKQPLFKNQVCLKFSDTRVEIRYQNQGCSITVEPEKKEETYKLFQLLQFGGMSPEELGQECPGIQEQIPDLLIELDRRGMLIEREESVTSGGVTGHQFYRELYRFLNRLKMRFPESPYTVKMVDGTITREQLIGYSLESYHVTHLCPSLLAPSLANYESPKIRQLLREFFGSELHHDRLMEKSLKSVGISGQQLQRMLPLPMTFAVCSSLAVFAKQHPLSFKAALLMFEEHSEEFHELFKQRCQDLDLPSDFYQPILLHAKINDDGAHEDITEVLLADVAYVSPEDQLVVKKNMTALMESMVLRTHEILDYYGNPQNQIPRCFDSIGG; the protein is encoded by the coding sequence ATGACGTTAACTAAGAGTTTATTGAAACAGCCCCTATTTAAGAATCAAGTATGTTTAAAATTCAGTGACACTAGGGTAGAAATTCGTTATCAAAACCAAGGCTGTTCAATTACAGTAGAACCTGAAAAAAAAGAGGAGACTTATAAACTGTTCCAGTTGTTGCAGTTTGGGGGAATGTCACCAGAGGAATTGGGTCAGGAGTGTCCAGGAATTCAAGAACAGATTCCTGACTTGCTAATAGAATTAGACCGCCGTGGTATGCTAATAGAGCGGGAAGAATCAGTGACATCTGGTGGTGTTACTGGACATCAATTCTATCGGGAGTTATACCGATTCCTAAACCGTCTGAAAATGCGTTTTCCCGAGTCTCCCTACACCGTAAAGATGGTAGATGGGACGATTACTAGAGAGCAGTTGATTGGTTATAGTTTAGAATCCTATCACGTTACTCATCTTTGTCCGAGTTTGCTGGCTCCGTCTTTAGCCAATTATGAATCACCTAAGATTCGCCAACTCCTCCGGGAATTCTTTGGGTCTGAGTTGCACCATGACCGTCTGATGGAGAAATCCTTGAAGAGTGTGGGAATTTCTGGTCAGCAATTGCAACGGATGCTGCCCTTACCAATGACGTTTGCAGTCTGTTCAAGTCTAGCTGTTTTTGCTAAGCAGCATCCCCTCAGCTTCAAGGCAGCATTATTAATGTTTGAAGAACACAGTGAGGAGTTCCACGAGTTATTCAAACAGCGGTGTCAAGATTTAGATTTGCCTTCGGACTTTTATCAACCAATCTTGCTCCATGCCAAAATTAATGACGATGGAGCCCATGAAGACATTACCGAGGTTTTGTTAGCAGACGTAGCTTATGTTTCACCAGAAGACCAATTAGTGGTGAAAAAGAATATGACTGCCCTGATGGAATCTATGGTGCTACGGACTCACGAAATTTTGGATTATTATGGCAATCCACAGAACCAAATTCCTCGCTGTTTTGATAGCATAGGGGGTTAA
- a CDS encoding bacteriocin class II family protein codes for MKIDNLENFQEINTEELSSLEGGSIFANPIEIKNTVEITAIEDIRISYQSMPEEKPEPEPIPDPIKRFPLPRPIHGCYPILPYKCIPGHPPFCAIPL; via the coding sequence ATGAAAATTGATAATCTGGAAAATTTCCAGGAAATAAACACTGAGGAGTTGTCCTCACTCGAAGGGGGTTCTATATTCGCAAATCCCATTGAAATCAAAAACACCGTAGAAATCACAGCAATCGAAGATATAAGGATTAGCTATCAATCCATGCCTGAGGAAAAGCCTGAGCCAGAGCCTATTCCCGACCCTATCAAGCGTTTTCCCCTACCTCGTCCGATCCACGGGTGTTATCCTATCTTGCCATACAAATGTATCCCTGGACACCCTCCTTTTTGCGCGATACCCCTCTAA
- a CDS encoding ABC transporter ATP-binding protein, whose protein sequence is MDNQPLRNSLVSTFKFAWHYWSEYRYTILFVLVFMSFHTLLEVLVPILTGKLVNGFSNPTGTWTIPAWICAYLAGVKVISYICRLCAFYLWSKTATQVITKIFTEAFDKVQHFSTEWHINHFAGSLVRNIIRGTLGFEQFSNTVCMSIYPSVLTSIALIVVLFWNGFWIGIVGVLGFIIFFYAINNLSNNYLSPAFEEVNQVDSSMNGILSDAITCNSLVKAFAAEEDESLKFRKIAEDWRIKNQRLWWRIETFFSAQVGLFVIMEAVIVSVAIWLWFKGIRTAGDVITILTSFQMAQGKMREISNDIHHLRQSVTDLEEIVKLDKIDAKILESPEAVPLEVKSGSIAFDQVTFGYKNQTKTTYENFSVTIAGGEKVALVGHSGSGKSTFIKLIQRLYDVQDGKITIDGKNIYKITKQSLRSAIAVVPQEPILFHRSIAENIGYAKPNATRSEIEQAAHKAYAHDFIINLPDGYDTQVGERGVKLSGGERQRVAIARAILADCPILVLDEATSSLDSVSEALIQKALDNLMIGRTTIIIAHRLSTIKAVDRILVFSKGEIVEEGSHETLLANLDSRYYALYSLQSDGFMQEPTTEWDSELYENAYN, encoded by the coding sequence ATGGACAATCAACCTTTAAGAAATAGTTTGGTCTCTACCTTTAAGTTTGCTTGGCATTACTGGTCTGAGTACCGCTACACAATTTTGTTTGTGCTGGTCTTCATGTCGTTTCATACTCTTTTGGAGGTTTTAGTACCAATTTTGACTGGAAAGTTGGTAAATGGTTTTAGCAATCCTACAGGAACGTGGACAATTCCGGCATGGATATGTGCCTATCTTGCTGGAGTCAAAGTAATATCGTACATTTGCCGACTATGTGCTTTTTACCTATGGAGTAAAACAGCTACACAAGTGATAACTAAAATTTTCACTGAAGCTTTCGATAAAGTACAGCATTTTAGTACAGAATGGCACATTAACCATTTTGCTGGCAGCCTAGTCAGAAACATTATCCGTGGTACCTTGGGTTTTGAGCAGTTTAGCAATACAGTGTGTATGTCAATTTACCCGAGTGTATTGACCAGCATTGCTTTAATAGTTGTTCTTTTTTGGAACGGATTTTGGATTGGTATTGTTGGCGTTTTGGGTTTCATAATTTTCTTTTATGCAATTAATAATTTATCAAATAACTATTTATCGCCTGCCTTTGAAGAAGTCAATCAAGTAGACAGCAGTATGAATGGTATTCTATCTGATGCCATTACATGTAACAGCCTGGTTAAAGCCTTTGCTGCCGAAGAAGATGAAAGCCTAAAATTCCGGAAAATAGCAGAGGACTGGCGCATTAAAAATCAACGTCTCTGGTGGCGAATCGAAACATTTTTTTCTGCCCAAGTTGGTTTGTTTGTGATTATGGAAGCTGTGATTGTCAGCGTTGCTATTTGGTTATGGTTTAAAGGTATCCGCACAGCTGGTGATGTAATTACGATTCTTACTAGTTTTCAGATGGCACAAGGTAAGATGAGGGAAATTAGCAATGACATCCATCATCTGCGACAATCAGTAACCGATCTCGAAGAAATTGTCAAACTCGACAAGATAGATGCAAAAATTCTAGAAAGCCCAGAGGCAGTACCTCTAGAAGTCAAGTCAGGCTCAATTGCCTTTGATCAGGTGACTTTTGGTTATAAAAATCAGACAAAGACAACATATGAGAACTTTTCGGTAACCATTGCTGGGGGTGAGAAAGTTGCTCTTGTTGGTCATTCAGGTAGTGGCAAAAGTACCTTCATTAAACTTATCCAGCGCTTATATGATGTGCAGGATGGTAAGATCACTATCGACGGTAAGAATATCTACAAGATCACCAAGCAAAGTTTACGCAGTGCGATCGCAGTAGTTCCCCAGGAACCTATCCTCTTCCATCGCTCTATCGCTGAAAATATCGGCTATGCTAAACCTAATGCGACACGGTCAGAAATTGAACAAGCTGCCCACAAAGCTTATGCTCACGACTTCATTATCAACTTGCCTGATGGCTATGATACACAGGTTGGTGAGCGTGGGGTCAAGCTTTCGGGTGGTGAACGCCAACGGGTAGCCATCGCTCGCGCCATTCTCGCCGACTGTCCAATTCTAGTCCTAGATGAGGCAACAAGCAGCCTAGATTCTGTTTCAGAAGCTTTGATTCAAAAGGCATTGGATAACCTAATGATCGGACGGACAACAATTATAATTGCCCACAGACTGTCAACTATTAAAGCAGTTGACCGCATTCTGGTTTTTTCAAAAGGGGAGATAGTTGAGGAAGGTAGCCACGAAACCTTACTTGCTAATTTGGACAGCCGTTACTACGCCCTCTATTCACTCCAGTCCGATGGTTTTATGCAAGAACCAACAACAGAATGGGACAGCGAACTTTACGAAAACGCCTATAACTGA